The segment GCACGCGAATACGCCCCGTGCTCGGATCGAGCGCGCCGATCGCGCCGCGGATCGCCAACGGGTCGGCGACGTCGTCGACGCCCGTCACCTCGCGCCATGCGCCGCTTCCGTCCGGCACCCGATACGTGGATCCGGAGTCGATCGAGATCTGGTAGCCGATGGCGGCGCCGTCTGGCACGGCGTGCGCGACACGAAAATCGGTCCACCGTTCCACCGCGGTGGCCGCCACCGCGTCGGGCGTGTCGATCGTCGCGAGCGCGCCCGCATCGAACCGCGTTTCAGTCGGCCCGGACAGGCTCACGATCGGGTCGACGGCGGCGGCCTTGCGGTGGGCCTCCATCGGAAACAGGTTGCGCTCGTCCTGCGTCGCCGCGTCTTCGTAGAACGCAAACCCGTGCGCCTCGCAGGCGATCACCGAGCCGGCGGGCACGTTCACCGCGCCGCCGTCGTCGCCGAACTGGACCACGGCCGGCCACGCCGTCGTCGCGAACTGTTCCACCGTCGTTCCGTCCGGTTCGGTCAGCGTGCACTTCGAACCGGGGCCGTTGGATGCGATCGTGGCGAATCGGCCGTCGGTCGGGACGACCCACGCGCGCCCCAGTTCGCTCTCCGGATGAAACGCGATCGCCGCGCCGCCGTCGCCGTCGCCGTTGGCGATCACGGTGATCGGCGCCGGCGCGCCGGTCGCCGTGTCGGTGGCGTACAACACCAGCGCGTCGCCGTTGCCGGACGTTCCGCTGGCAAGCGTCGCCACGCCGCCGCCGGGAATCGTCACCGTTTCGATCGTGCCGTTGGAACTGTAGGCGACCACGTCGGTGTCGCCGCCGAGCGCGTGGATGCGCGGGCGTCCCGACCGCACGCCCCACACCTGCGAGCCGGCGGGCGGCAGCACGACGCCGTCGACTCCGTCGAGCCCGCGGTAGGTCGCGAGGATCGGCGCGGTCGCGGACAGCCGGACCACCGTGTCCGCGGGGATGGTGTCCTCCCACACGCCCGCCGCCCCCGCCGTGAGCGCCAGGGAGCCCTGGAGGACGCCGTCGTAGTACACGTCGACGGTCGCGTCGGAAAACGGGGCGAGCAGGCGGAAGTGGTCCGGGCTGCCCCGGTTGATCACGGCGGCCAATTCGGTGCGGGCGAATGCGATCGGGACGCCTTGCGACGCGGCGTCCACCGGGAAGCCGACGTCGAACGGGCGCGTGGCGGCGATCGCGGCGCCCACGGTCCAGTTGCCCGCGGTGATGTCGCTCGTGCCGCCGGCCACGAGGGTGCCCGAGATTGCGCCGACGGAAAACGCGTTGGCGTCCGCGAGCGACGCGATCGTCATCGTGATGCCGTCGGGCTCGAGTGCGTAGCGGCTCGCGTACGGTGACGAGTAGGAGAATACCGCCAGCGGATCGTCGACCGCGGCGACGGTGTAGTTGCCGAAGTACAGCGACATCGCGTTGTCGCCGGGCGCGAGCGACGGCGCCTGGAACCAGATGCGACCGCGGTTGTCGGACAGGTCGAAGGCCCCGAGCGATGCGCGGTCGATCGCGCTACCGCCGGCGACCACGCGCAGATCGGCGCCCGTCGGCTGGCCGAGCGCGAAGATGTCGTTCCCCGGCGGCACCGTCGCGTCGATCGCCACCGACACGGGCCACTCGGCGAGCGCCGCACCGGTCGGGTTGGCGACCGAGAGGGCGACGCGGTAGCGCCACCGCTCGTCGAACCATCCGGCCTTCGGCCCGAGCGTGCCGACGCCGCCGCTGACGATCGCACCGCCCGTCGTCTCGTAGGCGCCGACTTGACCCGGCCGCGGAGCGACGAAATCGAAGATCGCGTCGTCGGCACGCGCGGCCGCGGACGCGGCGCACACCGCCGCGAGCGCGGCGCCGCGGATCAATTGATGATGTCGCACGACTGGTCCGTCCGTTCGTCGGTGTTGTTGTCCTCGTTACACTCGCGCGCTTTGCCGGCCCCGGAGCCGTCGTCATCGACGATGACCGTCACGTCGAACGTCGCCGGCGCCGGCGGGACTTCCACGACGGCCGTGCGCGTCTCGCACTCGCCGGGCTCCAAGGTGACCGAGGTCGCGTCCACCGCGACGAGCGTCCCGTCTACGAACAGCGACACGTCGATGCCGGGGCCGACGCGCACATCCCCTCGGTTGCACACCCGGTAGTCGACTGCGGCCATCGGCGGCGACATCCCGCACGCGGTGCCGACCACGTCGACAATTTCGACGACCAGGTCGGGCGCCGACAGCACGGAGAAGTCCGGCAGGTTGGTCCGATAGTTGTTGTAGCCGGGGAGGAGCCAGTTCGCCCGTTCGGGCCGCGGCAGGGTGCCGTCCTCCTCGATGTTCGTGATGTGGTAGCTGTGCTGGTTCCAAATGCGCCGCGTCGGTACCCACGCATCGACCGCTGGATCGTCGCCGAGCACGTGGATGCCGGCGCCGCCGGTCTGCCCGGGGGCGCACGCGAACCCGGCCTCGTTGTTCTCGATGTACACGAGTTCGGCGTTGCCGTCGTTGTCGACGTCGACGACGATCGGATTTTCGTGGCGCGTACGGGACGAGTTGCCCTGCATGAACAGCACTTTCCCGTCCGGTCCGTTGTAGATGCGAAGGTAGTGTTCGTCGTTGTAGATGACTTCCGACACGCCGTCGCCGTTGAAGTCGAACACGGACGAGCCAGTCCCTTGCGACGAATCGTCCTCGCTGCGCGATGCCCACAGCAGCGTGCCGTCGCCGTTGATGACCGTGTAGCAGTTCGAGTTGGCCAGAGCGATCTCCGGCAGGCCGTCGCCGTCGAAGTCGGCGATCGTCGGCTCGCCGCCGCCGCTACCCGCGCAGGCGCCGCCGGGGCCGGCGCCGAGTCCGTTGTCCACGGTCGTCGTGGCGGACCCGACGTCGAACCGCCACAGCTCGGTGCAGTCGGTGTCGAGCAGGTACACCTTGCCGGACCGCACCACGACGAACTCGCCCTCCGGGTCGGCGTCGAAGTTGCCGACCGCGTTGAGGCCATCGCCGACGGCCGTGTTGCGGCACGCGATCGTGCCGTCGGCGGCGTAGACGGTGCTGCCGGCGATGACCTCGGATGCGCCGACCAGGTCGAGGTTGGCCACGACCGAGTGGACGGAAAACACGTTGGCGCCGCGGTCGCCGGTGCCGATCCACCGAACGCTGCCATCGTGATTGAGCACGACGCGGCCGATGACGACCTCGCCCTTGCCGTCGCCGTCCAGGTCGGCGATGGTCGGTGCGCCCGCGTTGCCGTCGTTCGCCCCGACCGGCTGCGTGGCCGTCCACAGGCGGCAGCCGTCGCGCGACCAGGCCACCGCCGGCCCGGTCGACAGCAGCGCGACGAGTTCCGCCGCACCGTCACCGTCGAGATCGCCGATCGCGACGGACGTCGACGAGTCGTGGCGCAGGGCGGCGTCGGCCGGGTCGTAGCACGGGTCGGCGGGGTCCTGGATCGGGATCAGCTTGTGGAGTACCGGCTTGCCCGCGGCGTCGGGGCGGCCGGACAGGATGCGGATGACGCCCTGGTTCGTGATGTTTCGATCGTTGTAGGTCATGAACACGATGTCGGGCACGTCGTCGAGGTCCACGTCGCCGTCGCCGTCGTCGTCGGTGAGGTTGGCCACCGTGGGCGTGGCGACCACCTGGAAGTGGTTCGGCAGCGGGTCGCCCGGGATGCCGGCGCAGCCCGGGTTGCCGCAGGGGCCCTCGCACGGCGGGTCGGGAAATCGCAGCTCTTCGACCGGGTTGATCGGACCGATCACCGGCGGCAGCGTGCAACCGGTTCCGGTGAACCCGGCGTCGGTCTGCAGGCCGAGGTCGCCGTCGACGGTCGGGCCGGCGTCGGCCGGGGCCGCATCGACCGCGGCCGACGTCGCGTCCACGCCGGCGTCGGTCGGCGGCAGCGCCGCGGCGTCCGGCAGGTCGACGCCGACGCACACGCCGTCGCGGCAGGTCGCGCCCGGCGGACAGTCGAGGACGCTGTCGCAGGCGTCTCCGAGTCCCGACGAGCCGCAGCCGGCGAGCGATGCGCAGACCCCTGCCAACGATGCGATCAGTTGGTCCACCCGCACGGTTCCTACGATACTGCGCCTGGCGGGCGGATTCCACGGCAAACGCGGCGGCGTCGGACCGCGGCGCGACCGAACGGTGCAGCGACGCGGCGCGCGGATGCGCCGCCGCGCGGGCGGTCACGCCGGCCCGGCGCCGGTCGGCCGGAAGATCGTGCGCCGGTAGTAGCGCAGCTCCTCGATGGACTCGCGAATGTCGTCGAGCGCGCGGTGCGTTTCGCGCTTCGCGGGGGCGGCGGCCAGCGCGTCGGGGAACCAGCGGCGCGCGAGTTCCTTGACGGTCGACACGTCGACGTTGCGGTAGTGCAGGTGCGCTTCGAGTTGCGGCATGTAGCGGCGCAGAAACAGGCGATCCTGATGGATCGAGTTGCCGGCCAGCGGCGCGGTGCGCGGCGGGCAGTGGGCGCGCAAGAACTCGAGCGTGCGCCGCTCGGCCTCGGCCTCCGTGACCGTCGACGCCCGCACGCGGTCGATCAAGCCGGACGCTCCGTGATGCTCTCGATTCCAGTCGTCCATCCGGTCGAGCACCTCGTCGGGTTGGTGGACGACGATCTCCGGGCCCTCCGCGACGACGTCGAGGTTTGCATCGGTGATGAGGGTCGCCATCTCGATGATGCGTTCGCGGTCGACGTCGAGGCCGGTCATCTCGAGGTCCATCCACACCAGCAACAGCGGCGAGTCGGCGGCGGTCGTCATCGCGGCGAGGATACCCGAGCAACCGGGGCGGGCGGGAACGCGCCACGCGTGCCGGACGAGCCGGTCGGCGCCGGCGCTTGGCCCGCGGGCACCGTCGCGCGATACTCGCGGCGTGCGCGGGCGCGAACTCACCTCCGACGAACAGCTGCGCGCGGTGTTGTGCCACGCGCGCACGATTGCCGTGCTCGGGGCCCACGACGAGCCGTCGCGGCCCGCGTTCTACGTGCCGCAGTACCTGTACGAGCGCGGTTGCCGCATCCTGCCGGTCAACCCGCGCCGCGTCGGGTACACGCTGTGGGGACAGCCCGTGCGGGCGACGCTGGCGGAACTCGGCGAACCGGTCGATTTCGTCGACGTGTTTCGCGCCGCAAAATGGCTGCCGGACCACGTCGACGACCTGCTCGCCATGCGGCCGCTGCCGCCGCTGGTGTGGCTGCAGCTCGGCGTGCGCCACGACGCCGTGTGCCGCCGGCTGTGCGACGCCGGCATCGACGTCGTGCAGGACCGGTGCGCGATGGCCGAGCACAGGCGGCTGTGCTCGTAACTCACTGAATGCGCGTCATCTTCGGGGGCCGACCACCGCGTAACCGATTGCGCGGTCGCGACCGAATGGGAAGCGACGTACGCATCGGTCGGGGGCGCGTCCAGCGCAAGATCAATGGGTTATCCGCCGAATTCGAACTGGGCCGAGATTTGCAACGCACCGCGTTGTCGTGGAAATCGGAGTCATCACCAATCCGAACAGCCGCAAGAACAAGGGCCGCCCCGATCGCGTGGCGCGTCTTCAGCAGATCGTCGGGCCGCTCGGCGAAGTGC is part of the Deltaproteobacteria bacterium genome and harbors:
- a CDS encoding oligoribonuclease; this translates as MDLEMTGLDVDRERIIEMATLITDANLDVVAEGPEIVVHQPDEVLDRMDDWNREHHGASGLIDRVRASTVTEAEAERRTLEFLRAHCPPRTAPLAGNSIHQDRLFLRRYMPQLEAHLHYRNVDVSTVKELARRWFPDALAAAPAKRETHRALDDIRESIEELRYYRRTIFRPTGAGPA
- a CDS encoding CoA-binding protein — encoded protein: MRSRSTSRPVISRSIHTSNSGESAAVVIAARIPEQPGRAGTRHACRTSRSAPALGPRAPSRDTRGVRGRELTSDEQLRAVLCHARTIAVLGAHDEPSRPAFYVPQYLYERGCRILPVNPRRVGYTLWGQPVRATLAELGEPVDFVDVFRAAKWLPDHVDDLLAMRPLPPLVWLQLGVRHDAVCRRLCDAGIDVVQDRCAMAEHRRLCS